The Xiphophorus maculatus strain JP 163 A chromosome 5, X_maculatus-5.0-male, whole genome shotgun sequence nucleotide sequence TTACTGTATATCCACATAATCACAGGTAAAGATGTAGTCAAAAAGCACAGTCACACCTCACATTCTCGTGAAGGTTGCTGTTGGCAAGTGCAAGAGCCGTATTCATTAATGATAACCAAAGCTCCCTCAATGTGATTAGGTTTATAGTCAACATAGTACTCCGGTGTAGAAATTGCAGCCATCTGCTGCATGCTTTGCTTTTGCTTCTGCTTACGACGCTGACTGCTGAAGCACCGCCTTAGTTGCCTTATTCCAGCTGGAAAGCACTTCCATGCCACGTACAGAATGAGGAATAGGATGAGAAAGGAGAAGATGAGTGCCATGGTACCAGTCACTACCTTGTGGATCTGCATGGTGCTTTCCAGGTCGTCGTGGCCCACTGTGACAGTATAAGAACTTGTGACCACCTCACTACCCTCACCTTCATACGGATTTGGGGTAAAAGGTCCCAGAAACACAGAGCCACCCTTGGCCAGATCTCTTGTTGATGCATACAGGCCTGCTGTGGTTACCTCTGCCGACGAATCACATAGCTGAAAAGCATAGACTGCATCCAACACATCCTCACCCTGTGCAGTGTCGGGGCTTGAACACAGCAGGGAGCTGTCACGCTGGCCTCTGAAGGCACTCAGCCAAGAGGCCAAGGCACACACATTGCGGCTGCACTCCCAGTCATTGCCTGCCAGGGTAATGCTGTCCAGAGATGACCACGAATCCAGGATGCGTTGGTCCAAAGAAGCCAAGCGATTCGAGTCAAGCATCAGCACCTTCAGGTTGGGAGTACTCTCAAAAACATGTGGCTCAATGTACTCGATTTCATTGGCTGACAGGTCAATCTTCTCTAAAAAAGGCCAGGTCCACTCCAGGGTGTTGACAACAATTGTGGCATGATTGTTGTGCATGTAAAGGGTACGTAAAGAGATAAGACGAGGAAAATGGGCTAGGTTAACTTTGACCAACTCATTGTGCTCAAGATGCAACTCAGTCAACTTGAAAAGACCAGCAAAGGAATTCCTTGCCAGGCTCTGTAGTTGGTTGTATCCCAAGTCCAGAAACTGCATGCTCCTGCAGTCTTGAAAAATACGCACTGGCACAAATTTGAGAGTGTTGTAGCGCAAATGCAAATTGGTGAGCTTTCTAAGGCCATGGAACAGGTCGGGCTCGAGTGCCTGCAGCCTGTTGTATGAGAGATCCAAAATGCGTAGGTTTGGGAGGGGCCTGAAGGTACCATTTGGCAGACTCTCAATCCGATTGCTGCTCAGGTCCAACTCCTTGACCCGTCTCAGCCTCTCAAATGCACCCTCCTCTACAATGTCAATGTTGTTATGATCTAGATAAAGCCAGGTTAGCTGTGACAGACCAGCTAGTTGGCCTTCATGCAGCTCGGTCAAGTTGTTCTCTCTCATAGACAGGCCCATGGCACTGCTCAGATTGCGGGGGATCTCTGTGAGGTTGAGCCCCTCGCAGTACAGCAGCTTGCTGTCGCAGCGGCACAGCCTTGGACAAACCGCCTCTGCCAAGGAAACAGTTCTCAGAAAAATACCCAATGAACACAGTATCAACCCAGGGGGTTTCTTCAGTGGCCACTTTAAGTACAGTCCAATTAGGAGGAAATCCATTAGCATAAATATCCAGGAATGTCAGGGAGAAAATGTCCATTGAACCACTCTGGATATTATTTTTGCACCTCTCAGatcatttttttcaacatatatGATTAAACTGTTGAGTTCATTTGgtctttgtattttaattgcAGAGAtggatatatttattttatgcagtCCAACGACAGGTCTTTTTgtccaaactgtgaaaaataaagagcAGTTCTGTTTTGCCAATGAAAGATATTCGGCAGTGGGTGGAGAGTAGAGGGgatgaaaaatgaaactgtCCTTTCCAGTCGCTCTTATTCAAAATGATTCTTACTCACCCCTATCCAAAAGCTGACAATCTCCATTTAGCATCTTGCTTTGTGCCCCAACACTAATTATGTACGAATCTGAAAAAGACCCCACTGTGGCACACATCCCCCCCCgccttttctcttttcagtgGACACCAGATCCTTGGCAGCCTTACAATGTCTTAGTTCTTTTCAAGTGAAAGAGCCAGAAAAAGGAAGAATCCAAGTAGCTTTCAGCGAGATGGTAGGAAGTGCAAGTTCCCCTGTCTGCATGCATGAGCTCTGTCTCttttgctcctctgcagtcttCTGCTGCAAGGATCAGAGGGAAGAAGAGACAACCAAAGCAACAAGAAAAACCGATGAAGAATAATTTCTGAGTGTCggtcttttctcctcctctctgatTAAGTTTCAGCTGAGCTGTTGAAATGCTGTGTTCGTCTCAGCAAGAAATCACTGTCTTTTGAGGTTTAAATCCATTTAAGCTGTTAATCGTGTCTCCTGTgacaaaagcaagaaaaaatatatatatattgcagaGGTGACTCCTCTTCTCAGTTTTCTTGTGTAACAGCATTCCTTGTCATCCCAGTGGCTGGTATCTGTTTATAGGCGACGTGCATCCCCTGTGGTTCGCAGGTTTTGTTCACTCCCTTGCTCTCCAAATGTTTTGTCAGCCAGCTGGAAGACGCTGCTGGAGGCTGGTGCTGGTCCGGCAGGCAGGGGCAGTAAATGTGGGAAGCGAAGGAGCGAGCAATCCCTTGCAGCAGACCAGTACACTGACAGCACATGCAGAAGCACCTTCTGTTCACTGAGTGTCGTAAGCCACTCACAATTCAGAgtgctctctctctttctctccctctctcgctctctttccCTTGATCGCTTACTCACTTGTTCATGCCGCTCCCCTCCTTTATTTCCCCTCCTCCCTCTCGCATCCTACATCCTTGATTTTTTctagcca carries:
- the lrrtm1 gene encoding leucine-rich repeat transmembrane neuronal protein 1, producing MLMDFLLIGLYLKWPLKKPPGLILCSLGIFLRTVSLAEAVCPRLCRCDSKLLYCEGLNLTEIPRNLSSAMGLSMRENNLTELHEGQLAGLSQLTWLYLDHNNIDIVEEGAFERLRRVKELDLSSNRIESLPNGTFRPLPNLRILDLSYNRLQALEPDLFHGLRKLTNLHLRYNTLKFVPVRIFQDCRSMQFLDLGYNQLQSLARNSFAGLFKLTELHLEHNELVKVNLAHFPRLISLRTLYMHNNHATIVVNTLEWTWPFLEKIDLSANEIEYIEPHVFESTPNLKVLMLDSNRLASLDQRILDSWSSLDSITLAGNDWECSRNVCALASWLSAFRGQRDSSLLCSSPDTAQGEDVLDAVYAFQLCDSSAEVTTAGLYASTRDLAKGGSVFLGPFTPNPYEGEGSEVVTSSYTVTVGHDDLESTMQIHKVVTGTMALIFSFLILFLILYVAWKCFPAGIRQLRRCFSSQRRKQKQKQSMQQMAAISTPEYYVDYKPNHIEGALVIINEYGSCTCQQQPSRECEV